The stretch of DNA CGAAACCGTAACGCAAAGTAATCGGGACGAATTATCGGAACTGGAGCAGGAAGGCTTAATCCAACGCTTTGAATATACCTATGAACTGGCTTGGAAAACCCTTCAGGATTTATTGCGGAACAAAGGCTACATAGATATTGCCGGGCCAAACCCAGTATTGACTCAGGCGTTTGCGGATGGCTATATAACCAATGCCGAAGGCTGGCGGCAAATGAAGAAAGCTCGGGAATTAACGTCGCACACGTACAATAGCGAAACAGCAGAGGAAATTGCCGGATCTGTGTTCAACTCCTATTATCAGCTATTGAAAAATCTGGAAATTCGGCTTGAGGAAGAACGTTACGGGCGTCAGTCAAATCTTGTTACGTTATGAATGCTGGATTACCAAATGAGATCCTGGAACAGATAACCACGGTTTTCCAGCGCAATGAAGCAGTAGAACAGGCTATTCTCTACGGGTCGCGGGCGATGGGTACACACCGACTTGGCTCCGATATTGATTTGGCAGTTTCTGGCTCCGGCTTAACATTTAGTAAGCTGTTGAGTCTGATGAGCCAACTGGAAGACCTTGACCTGCTCTATTCGTTTGATGTTCAGCAACTTGAAAAAATCACGAATGCCGATCTGATTGATCACATAAAACGGGTAGGCATCTGTATCTACACAGCCTCAGAAAGGGCGAATCAGGCATAGAACAGACTATATCATTCCTCCGCCGACTGATAGATTCGCTCGATAATACGCTGCAAAATGGCTCCTTGCCTGCCCGTGCAGACGGAGGAGGGCAGGCCGTCGCAGGCGTCTAAGAAAGCTGCCGTATTTTTTAGCTGAATGTCGATTTCTTCGAGGTGTGGAAACCGAATGTCGGCCAGTTCGCCAGCCAGTTCGGTATGTAGCGAAAACGGAAATAGTCGTACACCACCTTTTGTGCCGAAAAAGTCAAGATTGCGATCCTTTTCGGCTTCCATGTTGAGCGCGAACGACGCCGACAGCATTATCGATGCTTTGTTGGGAAACTTGAGGTAAGCCACTGCTGCGTCATCGACCTCAAATGTTTGCGGATTCCATTGTCCCAGCAAACCTTTGCCACCCGCTTTGCCGATAAAATCATACGTGTTGCCCACCACCTGATTGGGGGAAGGATAACCCAGCGCACATAAAGCCAAATCGAGTACGTGAACGCCGAGGTCGATTAACGCGCCCCCGCCCTGCATTGCCTTATCTGTGAAATAACCCCAGCCCGGAATGCCCCGCCGACGCAGAAAATGCGCTTTGATGTGATAAATATCACCCAGTAGCCCATCGGCCTGACATCGGCGCAGCAGCGCAAACTCTGCCGACTGCCGAAGTTGAAAATTGTAGCCCAGCATCAGGTTGCTGCGTTCGGCCAGATCGGCCATTTCCTGGGCTTGCTGAGCGGTAATGGCGGGTGGCTTCTCGCAGAAAACGTGGCAGTTGTTTGCCAACGCTTCCATCGTTTGCGAATAGTGTAGCAGATTGGGGGTGCATATAACTACCACGTCGGGCCTGGCCTGTGCGTAGAGGTCGGCGGTGTTGGCAAAAGCGTGGGGGATACCGTGCTTATCGGCCAGCGTGCGGGCTTTGCTAAGGTCACGACTACATACGGCTACCACCTCAACCCGCTCGGCCAATTGGCGAAGGGCTGGAATGTGGTTTTTGTCGGCAATATTGCCCCCGCCAAGAATGGCGACTCTACGTGTTGACATGCTGCAAATAAATTGAAAAATATTTTCTTGATTTTGTTTGCACATACAAATATGCTTTTTACCTTTGTTGCACCAATATGGAATAAGCCATGAACAACGAAGTTGAAGCAACCATAGCCGAAGAGACCAAGAGCGTGACGCGATACAGTG from Spirosoma montaniterrae encodes:
- a CDS encoding nucleotidyltransferase domain-containing protein, whose amino-acid sequence is MNAGLPNEILEQITTVFQRNEAVEQAILYGSRAMGTHRLGSDIDLAVSGSGLTFSKLLSLMSQLEDLDLLYSFDVQQLEKITNADLIDHIKRVGICIYTASERANQA
- a CDS encoding nucleotidyltransferase substrate binding protein, which translates into the protein MESKDVRWEQRFANYKKALSKLAETVTQSNRDELSELEQEGLIQRFEYTYELAWKTLQDLLRNKGYIDIAGPNPVLTQAFADGYITNAEGWRQMKKARELTSHTYNSETAEEIAGSVFNSYYQLLKNLEIRLEEERYGRQSNLVTL
- a CDS encoding Gfo/Idh/MocA family protein; the encoded protein is MSTRRVAILGGGNIADKNHIPALRQLAERVEVVAVCSRDLSKARTLADKHGIPHAFANTADLYAQARPDVVVICTPNLLHYSQTMEALANNCHVFCEKPPAITAQQAQEMADLAERSNLMLGYNFQLRQSAEFALLRRCQADGLLGDIYHIKAHFLRRRGIPGWGYFTDKAMQGGGALIDLGVHVLDLALCALGYPSPNQVVGNTYDFIGKAGGKGLLGQWNPQTFEVDDAAVAYLKFPNKASIMLSASFALNMEAEKDRNLDFFGTKGGVRLFPFSLHTELAGELADIRFPHLEEIDIQLKNTAAFLDACDGLPSSVCTGRQGAILQRIIERIYQSAEE